The Bactrocera dorsalis isolate Fly_Bdor chromosome 2, ASM2337382v1, whole genome shotgun sequence region gatgcctgaacttgcctcttgattgtctatttgtggcagctctactctactgtggggagtaggtgtaattgctttaatgagctttaattgatcggagatcatagctttcgtttcttcatattggtccaagcagttttcgtaaacatcgtaagccgatgatttaaaattttgaggtagatctgaatcgtcagattctacaatggcgtcatgagccgattggaggcgagtccaaaaatttttaagattttggccttttacttctaataacgattccgagttttcgtgaatcggtgaagcggcaaatctagtgcagtatcttgttaaactgtcactttcggaaatgaatttaatagcctgttttgagcgtgtagctccaggtgtactttgatttttgttattaaccatttttgttatattatatattaaaatatttgtcaaaatgaactaaatttttctcagtgtaaacTGATTTGTAGTATTTAATAGGTGCGAAAAgtgtaataaattgtatactcttttttaaataaataagagtttttttcagattatatcggtacaaacgtatattttatcaatatagttttgtatttatttgcagtagtattagttttatttatgttttattttgaattgttaattgctattaaaaaccgtactttttattaattaaaatattttgtgtccgaatattttgtatatagatacaccctaatacttggacttatgtgtatgtttgtatgtgcttatgaagttgcttatgttttgtgcaattgagagctcgtggaagagatcaatatgcttggtacataagtatgcacgaattgtttgttatgctttgttcgtaagcaattgagagctcgttagagagatcaattagctttttgtccacaatcctgcttgtttttgtttgccaaagaacaagaggtattgccggataATTGCAAATATGGACTTTGAACATGTACTAATGTTTAtgtgttaatatatattttatatagttctTACAAGTTGTGTATGCTTTGTTGAacctttggtttttttttcttttgagagAGAGAGGTATGTGACAAAGATATTTtctcttatgtacatatgttcatatgtaaataaatatgcactTTTACAATTAGAACCCTCGTCTAATATgtattatagatatatgtatgtatgtatgtacatatgtatacatatatattttgcgcttggcaattatgcgtatgtacataagtatatataatgaaataaatatataataaatgtttccactaaatatacttatatgcatacacgcatgtatgtatgttataattattttgtttgtgtttttgtcttTTACTTTAGGTAGGACTTGCGATTTTtgcttacttacttacttattaTATACAATCCCGCTTACTGCTTTATTAAGCAGAAAGGGTTTGCCAGAAATTTTTTGCAAGTAATTGCTgtatatacgtatttatgtgCATTTAACAAATTTCCTGTACTCCTCTCCAATCCGTTTCCATCTGGTATGCTTTGTAATGTTGTTTGTGCGTATTTTTGTCTGCGTTTATTCGGGCCGCTGATGTCAACTCCTTCTCCTTCGCTTCCAGTTGGTTGTCTTTCGTTTAgcgttgttttgtttattttatgttgttttatgttgttgttcGCGCCCGCTCAATTtgttagttcatattttaagttTGGTTTCGCGCGCGTTTAGtttgttcgtatgtatgtacatatgtatgttgtactGCTGGGTTTCGCATCCAgtgtttttttgtatgtatgtattcttaaGCTCCAATTATGCATGCTTGACTTGACCTAGCCAGACTTGAGAACTGTCACATAAAAGATCTGTTTAATGAGCCTTGCATGTATTTGATTACCGAACGCTTGACTTGACTTGAAAGTCTGTTGAATTTAGAATTTCAAGTTACGTTGACATTTCAGAGAGTGGCATCTTTGCTCTCTCcctttattttgacatttcagAGAGTGTCAGCTCGGTTCTTTCCCTCGCTTTTTCAAATTGAACGATTCACATCATTTTCATCATTTCATTTTaatctaaatttaatttgccagaaataaatcaaaaaaatcacaatgaatgacgaaaaACTAATAGAAGAAGTGCGTGCgcgtgaaattttatataacaaGGCCTGCGTAGGCTACCGGGTGCCGAGCAAAAAGAAGGCTGCGTGGGTAAGCGTGGCAAAGGAGCTAGGTGCTACTGGTaagtaattgttattatttattagattttaatatattttgtatatatgtatatatataggtaGAATTTAATAGTTTATGTTGGGTTTATTTTACAGATGAGCAATGTTCGAAGAGGTGGCTGACTCTAAGGGAGAGATTCAGTAGGGAAGTAAGGAAAATGGAGTCACCATCAGGAAGTGGGGCGAGTAACACCGAAACCTGGCCATTGTTCGATAATATGAGctttttaaaactatatataCAGCCCAGACCGTAAGttaatctttttaatattttatacgtattaaatatttatttccctTTTACAGAAATCGCTGCACCACAAACATTTTAGAAGATATATATTCGCAGGAGCTGTTTGAGCCATTTACTTTTGAAAGTTCTCCGACTATTTTATCGTCACCTTCGGAGTTTTCGTCTTCAACTCCGATCCGGAAAAGagtcaaaaaaacaaacagcgaTGACGACAGCTGTTTCAAAGAAGCGTGCGAGCTATACAAAAGCATGTGTGCAGAGAGGAGCAATTG contains the following coding sequences:
- the LOC125776574 gene encoding uncharacterized protein LOC125776574 isoform X1; this translates as MNDEKLIEEVRAREILYNKACVGYRVPSKKKAAWVSVAKELGATDEQCSKRWLTLRERFSREVRKMESPSGSGASNTETWPLFDNMSFLKLYIQPRPNRCTTNILEDIYSQELFEPFTFESSPTILSSPSEFSSSTPIRKRVKKTNSDDDSCFKEACELYKSMCAERSNCSEAVRSFGVMLTSIMNGMSEVKQMKAIQVLTNSLFAIKSEPE
- the LOC125776574 gene encoding transcription factor Adf-1-like isoform X2 produces the protein MNDEKLIEEVRAREILYNKACVGYRVPSKKKAAWVSVAKELGATDEQCSKRWLTLRERFSREVRKMESPSGSGASNTETWPLFDNMSFLKLYIQPRPNRCTTNIFQK